Proteins co-encoded in one Gehongia tenuis genomic window:
- a CDS encoding ribosome maturation factor RimP: MTKKSSMLEAIRSAAEPIIQALDMELVDVEYAKEGSDWCLFVFVDRPEGMSMNDVERATAPLNELLDEIDPIAEPYQLIVSSPGDRPLKTARDFERNQDKPVEVKLYRQMNGRKAFVGKLEAFGEQIMIRDEKDQVFSFDPKDVAVVRPWFTV; the protein is encoded by the coding sequence TTGACCAAAAAATCATCAATGCTTGAAGCCATTCGTAGTGCCGCTGAGCCGATCATCCAGGCTTTGGATATGGAGCTTGTGGATGTGGAGTATGCAAAGGAGGGCTCCGATTGGTGTCTTTTTGTGTTTGTCGACCGGCCGGAGGGCATGTCGATGAACGATGTGGAGCGCGCCACGGCGCCTTTAAACGAACTTTTGGATGAAATAGATCCGATCGCCGAGCCTTACCAGCTTATCGTCTCTTCGCCCGGGGACCGTCCGCTGAAGACGGCGCGGGATTTTGAACGCAATCAGGATAAGCCGGTGGAAGTGAAGCTTTACCGCCAGATGAACGGCAGGAAAGCCTTCGTGGGAAAACTCGAGGCCTTCGGAGAACAGATCATGATACGGGATGAGAAGGATCAGGTGTTTTCCTTCGATCCAAAGGATGTGGCCGTGGTTCGGCCTTGGTTTACGGTGTAA
- a CDS encoding L7Ae/L30e/S12e/Gadd45 family ribosomal protein produces MSFEDVFNLLGLCYRARRLVVGEEACRQAIRSGKAELVLVCHSASPNTLHRYESMCYGQNIKLCVLPDTHELGPFLGKPSAKAVAILDKGFAEGLNHKLCDSFSGVGCK; encoded by the coding sequence GTGAGCTTTGAGGATGTCTTTAATCTTTTGGGTCTGTGCTATCGGGCCCGGCGTTTGGTGGTGGGCGAGGAAGCCTGCCGGCAGGCGATTCGAAGCGGTAAGGCCGAGCTGGTGCTCGTGTGCCATTCGGCTTCACCAAATACCCTGCATCGGTATGAAAGCATGTGCTACGGCCAAAATATCAAGCTGTGTGTGCTGCCGGATACCCATGAATTGGGGCCCTTTTTGGGCAAACCCAGTGCAAAAGCCGTTGCAATACTTGACAAAGGGTTTGCAGAGGGGTTAAATCATAAATTGTGCGATTCGTTTTCGGGGGTGGGTTGTAAATGA
- the infB gene encoding translation initiation factor IF-2: MSKLKVLEIAQEYGKPSEELLGQVQKLVEDTKRTLSTVKGREQVKIQEMRAKEAEAKERALQAEMDSEEAPLTDAAASAPEPAEEMPAASAAQAEPVEAEKTAPAPEASAAEASQKEKIESGKPEAEAAAEPVKQEPAAPQRPKPQMGGGPFIPQPQANRPAQQNRPAQQTRPQPPRDNRPARPQQPAGTAPRTPRKPAAPGFAAAPAPAKNFTSPPPKPRYDDRRNRSRKPLPDKKNAPMFDDERYRGRKPKRKQQPAQPIVPIKIEKAVITTEMVSVKDLSEKIGKPAAEIIKKLFLLGILATINQEIDFDTAALVASEYDIELEHKMDKTFEEVLSDEDHEDDSKDLENRPPVVTIMGHVDHGKTSLLDVIRSTHVTDQESGGITQHIGAYMVNVHGQAITFLDTPGHEAFTAMRARGAQVTDIAILVVAADDGVMPQTIEAINHSKAAEVPIIVAINKIDKPGANPEKVMQELTEYGLVCEDWGGDTVMVPVSAHTKEGLDKLLEMVLLVAEMQELRANANRMAKGSIIEAKLDKGRGPVATVLVQNGTLKVGDTIVAGTAYGRVRAMLNDKGRRVDEAGPSVPVEVLGFSEVPEAGDVLYAVEDDKLSRQVAEERRNKQKIQQMKVMSKVSLDELFSQIAQGQVKDLNIVVKADVQGSVEAMRQSLEKLSNDEVRVRVIHGGVGAIAETDVMLASVSNAIIIGFHVRPDAKAREAAEKENVDLRLYRVIYEAIDDVEKAMKGMLEPVYREVVLGHAQVREVFKVSGVGAVAGSYITDGKIVRNAEVRVLRDNVVVHEGKIDSLKRFKDDAKEVMQGYECGIGLENFNDIKEGDVLEAFTQEEVER, encoded by the coding sequence ATGAGTAAATTAAAAGTGTTGGAAATTGCCCAGGAGTATGGCAAGCCCAGCGAGGAATTGTTGGGGCAGGTCCAAAAACTGGTGGAAGATACCAAGCGTACCCTGTCCACGGTCAAGGGCCGGGAGCAGGTAAAGATCCAGGAGATGCGTGCAAAGGAGGCCGAGGCCAAGGAGCGGGCCTTGCAGGCGGAGATGGATTCTGAGGAGGCGCCGCTGACCGATGCAGCCGCGTCCGCGCCGGAACCCGCGGAGGAGATGCCGGCAGCGTCTGCCGCACAGGCCGAACCTGTCGAGGCTGAAAAGACTGCGCCCGCACCCGAAGCGTCGGCGGCCGAAGCATCTCAAAAGGAGAAAATTGAGAGCGGCAAACCTGAGGCGGAAGCCGCGGCGGAGCCTGTCAAGCAGGAGCCGGCGGCCCCTCAACGGCCAAAACCCCAGATGGGCGGCGGGCCCTTCATTCCCCAGCCCCAGGCCAATCGTCCGGCTCAGCAGAATAGACCGGCGCAGCAGACGCGTCCCCAGCCCCCGCGGGACAATCGTCCGGCAAGACCCCAGCAGCCGGCCGGCACGGCGCCCCGTACCCCGAGAAAGCCTGCAGCACCCGGTTTTGCAGCGGCTCCGGCGCCCGCGAAGAACTTCACTTCGCCGCCGCCCAAGCCGCGCTACGATGATCGCAGGAACAGGAGCCGCAAGCCCCTGCCCGATAAAAAGAATGCGCCTATGTTCGATGATGAGCGCTATCGCGGTCGCAAGCCCAAGCGCAAGCAGCAGCCTGCACAGCCCATTGTGCCCATCAAGATTGAAAAGGCGGTGATCACTACGGAGATGGTTTCCGTTAAGGATCTTTCCGAGAAGATTGGCAAGCCGGCGGCGGAGATCATCAAGAAGCTTTTTCTGCTGGGCATTTTGGCTACCATCAATCAGGAGATTGACTTTGATACGGCAGCTTTGGTTGCCAGTGAATACGATATTGAACTTGAGCACAAGATGGATAAGACCTTTGAAGAGGTGCTCAGCGACGAGGATCATGAGGACGACAGCAAGGATCTTGAGAACCGTCCCCCTGTGGTCACCATCATGGGCCACGTGGACCATGGCAAGACTTCCCTTTTGGATGTGATCCGCAGCACCCATGTGACCGATCAGGAGTCCGGCGGCATCACCCAGCACATCGGTGCCTATATGGTCAACGTTCATGGTCAGGCGATCACCTTCCTGGATACTCCCGGTCATGAGGCCTTCACGGCGATGCGTGCCCGCGGCGCGCAGGTGACGGATATCGCTATTCTGGTGGTTGCGGCGGATGACGGCGTTATGCCCCAGACCATTGAGGCGATCAACCATTCCAAAGCGGCGGAAGTGCCCATCATTGTGGCGATTAACAAGATTGATAAACCCGGCGCCAATCCTGAAAAGGTCATGCAGGAGCTGACCGAGTATGGACTGGTATGCGAGGATTGGGGCGGCGACACCGTCATGGTGCCCGTGTCCGCTCATACGAAGGAGGGCTTGGATAAGCTCCTTGAAATGGTTCTTTTGGTGGCGGAGATGCAGGAGCTGAGGGCCAATGCCAATCGTATGGCCAAGGGCTCCATCATTGAAGCAAAGCTTGACAAGGGCCGTGGCCCTGTGGCCACCGTGCTGGTTCAAAACGGAACGCTGAAAGTGGGCGACACCATCGTGGCCGGCACCGCTTACGGTCGTGTCCGTGCCATGCTGAACGACAAGGGCCGCCGGGTGGATGAAGCTGGTCCCTCCGTTCCCGTTGAGGTTCTTGGCTTCTCCGAGGTTCCGGAAGCGGGCGACGTGCTCTATGCGGTGGAAGACGACAAGCTTTCCCGCCAGGTTGCCGAGGAGCGGCGCAACAAGCAGAAGATTCAGCAGATGAAGGTGATGTCCAAGGTTTCCTTGGATGAGCTGTTCAGCCAGATTGCCCAAGGCCAGGTCAAAGACCTCAACATCGTGGTCAAGGCCGATGTGCAGGGCAGCGTGGAAGCCATGCGCCAGTCCCTGGAGAAGCTCTCCAACGATGAGGTTCGGGTTCGGGTCATTCACGGCGGCGTGGGTGCCATCGCGGAGACGGACGTTATGCTTGCCTCCGTTTCAAATGCCATCATCATCGGTTTCCATGTGCGGCCCGATGCCAAAGCGCGGGAGGCGGCTGAAAAGGAGAACGTGGACCTTCGCCTGTACCGGGTCATCTATGAAGCCATCGACGATGTGGAGAAGGCCATGAAGGGTATGCTGGAGCCGGTCTACCGTGAAGTGGTGCTGGGTCACGCCCAGGTTCGCGAGGTCTTCAAGGTCAGCGGCGTCGGTGCCGTAGCCGGAAGCTATATTACCGACGGCAAGATCGTCCGCAATGCCGAGGTCCGTGTACTGCGGGACAATGTGGTGGTTCATGAGGGCAAGATCGACTCCCTCAAACGCTTTAAGGATGACGCTAAGGAAGTCATGCAGGGCTATGAGTGCGGTATCGGTCTTGAGAACTTTAATGATATCAAGGAAGGCGATGTGCTCGAGGCCTTCACCCAGGAGGAAGTGGAGCGCTGA
- a CDS encoding DHH family phosphoesterase, translated as MFEKLSVLVKNAQRICLAAHVSPDGDALGSCAALGLGLVKLGKEVTLLCDDPVPPRYAFLDVQTRPYDAAMKVDLCIYVDCSDAGRAGKAGALVGKVPTFCIDHHGTNPAFADENVIDPAMAATAQLILIAVDELGIPWDARMASCLYVGLSTDSGNFSFGNCDAKALCAASYLVEKGARPAELCDKLYGNRPLSAVRLLGLGLSTLKMSLGGKVASLHVTRAMLTEAGARDGDTEDMVNYAADLEGVEIAVFVKEAEGGTKASLRSRGEADVSKLASYFGGGGHAKASGCFLKLGVAEAEAVLVKKACEMLTQ; from the coding sequence ATGTTTGAAAAATTGAGTGTTCTGGTGAAAAACGCCCAGAGAATTTGTTTGGCAGCCCATGTGTCCCCGGATGGGGACGCATTGGGCTCCTGTGCTGCATTGGGCCTCGGACTCGTCAAGCTGGGCAAGGAGGTCACCTTGCTGTGCGACGATCCAGTCCCGCCAAGATACGCCTTTTTAGACGTGCAGACGCGGCCCTATGATGCGGCCATGAAGGTGGATCTTTGCATCTATGTGGATTGCAGTGATGCCGGGAGAGCGGGAAAGGCCGGTGCGCTGGTGGGCAAAGTTCCCACCTTCTGTATCGACCATCATGGTACCAACCCCGCCTTTGCCGATGAAAACGTCATCGACCCGGCTATGGCAGCGACGGCCCAGCTGATTCTTATCGCGGTGGATGAGCTGGGAATTCCTTGGGATGCCCGTATGGCGAGCTGCCTGTATGTGGGACTCAGCACGGATTCGGGTAATTTTTCCTTTGGCAACTGTGACGCGAAGGCGCTTTGCGCGGCCTCCTATCTGGTGGAGAAGGGGGCGCGGCCGGCGGAGCTTTGCGATAAGCTCTATGGAAACCGGCCGCTGTCCGCTGTGCGGCTGCTGGGGCTCGGGCTTTCAACCCTTAAAATGAGTCTGGGAGGCAAGGTAGCGTCCCTTCATGTGACCCGCGCCATGCTGACGGAAGCGGGCGCCAGGGACGGCGATACGGAGGACATGGTGAACTATGCCGCCGACCTTGAGGGCGTGGAGATCGCTGTGTTCGTCAAGGAAGCGGAAGGCGGAACCAAGGCCAGCCTTCGCTCCCGCGGCGAGGCGGATGTGTCCAAACTGGCTTCCTATTTTGGCGGCGGCGGGCATGCCAAGGCATCGGGCTGCTTTTTAAAGCTTGGTGTGGCGGAAGCGGAGGCAGTACTGGTCAAAAAAGCCTGTGAGATGTTGACGCAATGA
- the rnpM gene encoding RNase P modulator RnpM, translated as MERKIPKRMCVGCREMKPKKDLIRVVRTAEEGVPKVDRTGRANGRGAYICPEAACLQKAAKTRALERALEVKITPEILDQLEREIERREL; from the coding sequence ATGGAGCGAAAGATCCCCAAACGCATGTGCGTGGGCTGCCGGGAGATGAAACCGAAAAAGGATCTGATCCGGGTGGTGCGTACCGCTGAGGAGGGCGTGCCCAAAGTGGACCGCACGGGGCGGGCCAATGGCCGCGGGGCTTACATCTGTCCTGAAGCGGCCTGCCTGCAGAAGGCGGCTAAGACCCGGGCGCTTGAAAGAGCGCTCGAAGTCAAAATCACGCCGGAAATATTGGACCAGCTGGAAAGGGAGATCGAACGGCGTGAGCTTTGA
- a CDS encoding bifunctional riboflavin kinase/FAD synthetase yields the protein MKVYFGHPDPSMQQRFGLALGFFDGVHEGHRRLITCLKLAAAKQKFIPAVYTFLEHPTHVVPGLIPRKLLTTPRERIHFLKEEGIESLYMGSFTPEFAAEDKQTFMEQLFVPALKYLVVGYNYSFGRGGEGTAEDLRSFGEARGVPVVVLPEVAVNGESVSSTRIRKLVEKGELREAVMLLRRPYSVEGSVKPGNQIGQTMGFPTANLYLPDYKVLPARGVYATIAYLDGRHWAAVTNVGIKPTVTDKAVDTVETHIMGKKEVLYGRFLRVMFVQKLRGEIKFDGLDTLKKQIAMDVEAAKEILKPMAEE from the coding sequence ATGAAGGTTTACTTTGGACATCCCGATCCATCCATGCAGCAGCGATTTGGACTGGCTTTGGGGTTCTTCGACGGGGTCCACGAAGGGCACCGCCGGCTTATCACCTGCCTTAAGCTGGCAGCGGCAAAGCAGAAGTTCATTCCTGCCGTGTACACCTTCTTGGAGCATCCCACTCATGTGGTGCCCGGTCTCATCCCAAGAAAGCTTTTAACCACGCCCCGGGAGCGCATCCATTTCCTGAAGGAGGAGGGGATTGAGTCCCTCTATATGGGCTCCTTCACGCCCGAATTCGCGGCTGAGGACAAGCAGACTTTCATGGAACAGCTTTTCGTACCGGCGCTCAAATACCTGGTGGTGGGCTACAATTATTCCTTTGGCCGGGGCGGCGAAGGAACGGCCGAAGATCTTCGTAGCTTCGGAGAGGCAAGAGGCGTGCCAGTGGTGGTGCTGCCCGAGGTGGCGGTGAACGGCGAGAGCGTATCCAGCACGCGGATTCGAAAGCTGGTGGAAAAAGGAGAGCTGCGTGAAGCGGTCATGCTGCTTCGAAGGCCCTATTCGGTGGAAGGTTCGGTAAAGCCGGGTAATCAGATCGGACAGACCATGGGTTTTCCCACGGCCAACCTGTATCTGCCGGACTACAAGGTGCTGCCGGCCAGGGGAGTCTATGCCACCATCGCTTATCTGGACGGCCGCCATTGGGCGGCGGTCACCAACGTTGGCATCAAGCCCACGGTGACCGACAAAGCGGTGGACACCGTGGAGACCCATATCATGGGCAAAAAAGAGGTGCTCTATGGACGGTTTCTCCGGGTCATGTTCGTGCAAAAACTGCGGGGCGAGATCAAATTTGACGGGCTTGACACGCTCAAGAAGCAGATTGCCATGGATGTGGAAGCGGCCAAGGAGATTTTAAAACCCATGGCCGAGGAATAA
- the truB gene encoding tRNA pseudouridine(55) synthase TruB, which translates to MNGVLNVHKPLGMTSSDVVVFVRRAWHFKKVGHGGTLDPEAEGVLPILVGRGTRLFDAMMDMDKEYLCEITLGVVTDTQDSTGQVLERRPVRAEREALETALEAFHGPIEQVPPMYSAIKMQGKKLYELARSGQTVERKARNVEIYGLQVISDKGEGRFDLWVRCSKGTYIRTLCHDIGEALGCGAHMSALKRLRSGPFCLEQSVSLETIQNAAEDPDSLLIPMDKVLEHWPRVHVREEYHKKLVNGNTLPPEAALEAVPEEPFLVYGPEGLVGIGKRDEAYFRIKTMLI; encoded by the coding sequence ATGAACGGGGTTTTAAACGTGCATAAGCCCCTTGGAATGACCTCCAGCGATGTGGTCGTCTTTGTCCGGCGGGCCTGGCACTTTAAAAAGGTGGGGCACGGCGGCACTTTGGACCCCGAAGCGGAAGGTGTGCTTCCCATCCTGGTCGGGCGGGGCACGCGGCTTTTTGACGCGATGATGGATATGGATAAGGAGTACCTGTGCGAGATTACGCTGGGCGTTGTCACCGATACCCAGGACAGCACGGGGCAGGTGCTGGAACGCCGGCCGGTCAGGGCGGAAAGGGAGGCGCTTGAAACCGCGCTGGAGGCCTTTCATGGACCCATCGAGCAGGTACCGCCCATGTATTCTGCAATCAAGATGCAGGGAAAAAAGCTCTATGAATTAGCCCGTTCCGGGCAAACGGTGGAGCGAAAGGCCCGGAATGTGGAGATCTATGGCCTTCAGGTGATCTCGGATAAGGGGGAGGGACGCTTCGATCTATGGGTGCGCTGCTCCAAGGGCACCTATATCCGCACCCTCTGTCATGATATTGGGGAAGCTTTGGGCTGCGGCGCCCATATGTCCGCATTGAAACGCCTCCGGAGCGGTCCCTTTTGCTTGGAGCAGAGCGTCAGCTTGGAAACGATCCAAAATGCCGCGGAAGATCCGGATAGTTTGCTGATCCCCATGGACAAGGTGCTGGAGCACTGGCCTCGGGTTCATGTGCGGGAGGAGTATCATAAAAAACTGGTGAATGGCAACACGCTGCCGCCGGAGGCCGCCTTGGAGGCGGTGCCCGAGGAGCCCTTTCTCGTTTATGGACCGGAGGGGCTTGTGGGCATTGGAAAGCGTGATGAGGCGTATTTTCGCATCAAGACCATGCTGATTTAA
- a CDS encoding polyribonucleotide nucleotidyltransferase translates to MQHRVFEMELAGRMLSLEVGKLAEQAGGSVIVRCGDTVILVCATVSKTPRDGIDFFPLSVDFEEKLYSVGKIPGGFIKREGRPTEKAILTSRLIDRPIRPLFPKTFRNDVQVVATVLSVDTDIPPDVYAMIGSSAALCLSDAPFAGPTGSVVVGLVDGEYIINPTSEQREMSRMYTTVSGTKDAVMMVEAEAKEVSEEEMLKGILFAHEKIKEIVAFQENMLKELGIEKVLPEPEEKYSPEVEQAVREYAAEKIRWSLDTTERYEREARQQQVKEEVFEHFAETFPESEKEIDAVIYDVTKEIVRDKIIHHNTRPDGRTLKEVRPIWCEVGFLPRPHGSGIFTRGQTQVMTVVTLGAMGEVQKLDGLSDEDMKRYMHHYNMPPYSVGETRPMRSPGRREIGHGALAERALLPMIPSEEEFPYAIRLVSEVVSSNGSTSQASVCGSTLALMDAGVPIKKPVAGVAMGLIKDAETGEIAVMTDIQGLEDFLGDMDFKVAGTKDGITAIQMDIKIKGIDEEILRRALAQALEGRMHILGEMLKTIDAPRDHLSPYAPKIIRFTINPEKIREVIGPGGKMINKIIAETGVKIDIEDDGRVFISTPDEAAAAKARRMIEAIAKDIEVGEIYLGKVVRLMTFGAFVELVPGKDGMVHISKISPTGKRVEKIEDAVKIGDELVVKVNEIDRQGRVNLTCRGITEEERNSVLS, encoded by the coding sequence ATGCAACATCGTGTTTTTGAGATGGAGCTGGCGGGCAGAATGCTGAGCCTGGAAGTGGGTAAGCTTGCTGAACAGGCCGGCGGTTCCGTTATTGTACGATGCGGCGACACCGTGATTTTGGTGTGTGCGACCGTGTCCAAAACGCCTCGGGACGGTATCGATTTCTTCCCGCTGAGCGTTGATTTTGAAGAGAAACTCTATTCCGTGGGCAAGATTCCCGGCGGGTTCATCAAGCGTGAAGGCCGTCCGACGGAAAAGGCCATTTTGACCTCCCGGCTCATCGATCGGCCCATCCGTCCGCTGTTCCCCAAAACCTTCCGCAATGACGTGCAGGTGGTGGCCACCGTTCTGTCGGTGGATACCGATATTCCGCCGGATGTTTATGCCATGATCGGATCTTCCGCCGCTTTGTGCCTGTCCGACGCGCCCTTTGCCGGTCCAACCGGCAGCGTGGTGGTGGGCCTTGTGGATGGGGAGTACATCATCAATCCCACCAGCGAACAGCGTGAGATGAGCCGCATGTACACCACCGTTTCCGGCACCAAGGATGCAGTGATGATGGTGGAAGCGGAGGCGAAGGAAGTCAGCGAGGAGGAGATGCTGAAGGGCATCCTGTTCGCTCACGAAAAGATCAAGGAGATCGTGGCCTTCCAGGAGAATATGCTGAAGGAGCTGGGCATTGAAAAGGTCCTGCCCGAGCCCGAAGAGAAATACAGTCCCGAGGTGGAGCAGGCTGTCCGGGAATATGCGGCGGAGAAGATCCGCTGGAGCCTGGACACCACCGAGCGCTACGAGCGCGAGGCCCGGCAGCAGCAGGTCAAGGAGGAGGTTTTCGAGCATTTCGCTGAAACTTTCCCCGAGAGCGAGAAGGAGATCGACGCGGTGATCTACGATGTCACCAAGGAGATCGTCCGGGATAAGATCATTCATCACAATACCCGGCCTGATGGACGTACACTAAAAGAGGTCCGGCCTATCTGGTGCGAGGTTGGTTTCCTGCCCCGGCCCCACGGTTCAGGCATCTTTACCCGTGGACAAACTCAGGTGATGACGGTGGTCACCCTGGGCGCCATGGGCGAGGTACAGAAGCTGGACGGTCTGTCCGACGAGGATATGAAGCGGTACATGCACCACTACAACATGCCGCCTTACAGTGTGGGCGAGACCCGGCCCATGAGAAGTCCCGGCCGCCGCGAAATCGGCCACGGTGCTCTGGCGGAGCGGGCTCTTCTGCCCATGATTCCCTCGGAAGAGGAATTCCCTTATGCCATTCGTCTCGTGTCCGAAGTGGTGAGTTCCAATGGTTCCACCTCTCAGGCCAGCGTGTGCGGCAGCACCCTGGCATTGATGGATGCCGGCGTGCCCATTAAAAAGCCGGTGGCCGGTGTGGCCATGGGCCTCATCAAGGATGCCGAAACCGGCGAGATCGCCGTGATGACCGACATCCAGGGCTTGGAGGATTTCCTTGGGGATATGGACTTCAAGGTTGCGGGCACGAAGGACGGCATCACCGCTATTCAGATGGATATCAAGATCAAGGGCATTGACGAGGAGATTCTTCGCCGGGCCTTGGCTCAGGCGCTGGAAGGCCGGATGCATATCCTGGGCGAAATGCTGAAGACCATTGATGCACCGCGGGATCATCTCTCTCCCTATGCGCCCAAGATCATCCGCTTCACCATCAATCCCGAGAAGATCCGCGAGGTCATTGGGCCTGGCGGCAAGATGATCAATAAGATTATTGCCGAGACCGGCGTCAAGATCGATATCGAGGACGATGGACGGGTGTTCATCTCCACGCCCGATGAAGCGGCCGCAGCCAAAGCCCGCCGCATGATCGAGGCCATTGCAAAAGACATCGAGGTGGGTGAGATTTACCTGGGCAAGGTGGTCCGCCTGATGACCTTCGGCGCTTTTGTGGAGCTTGTTCCCGGCAAGGATGGCATGGTGCATATCTCCAAGATCTCTCCCACCGGCAAGCGGGTGGAGAAGATTGAGGATGCGGTCAAGATCGGCGACGAGCTGGTGGTCAAGGTCAACGAGATCGACCGCCAGGGCCGTGTGAACCTGACCTGCCGCGGTATTACCGAGGAGGAGCGCAACAGCGTTTTGTCCTAG
- the nusA gene encoding transcription termination factor NusA, with the protein MNAEFLNALDAIEREKKIQKEVLIKAVEKALTSAFKGNFGATQNVKVTIDRMNGDVKVFAVKTVVETVEDSNLEIALEEAQKIRRVYEPGDIVELEVTPKSFGRIAAQTAKQVVVQRIREAERGMIYNDLIEKEEEILSGIIRRIEKRRVYVELGSSEGVIEPGEQVPNETYDLNERLKVLVLEVKRTNKGLQVMLSRTHPSLVRRLFEMEVPEIQNGTILIKSIAREAGYRTKMAVHSTDGSVEPVGACVGQRGIRVEHVVDELRGEKIDIIKWSADPAEYIANALSPARTLMVYVNEAERAARVIVPDNQLSLAIGKEGQNARLAAKLTGWKIDIKSETQAMNLLEKVQGEEVER; encoded by the coding sequence ATGAACGCTGAATTTTTAAATGCGCTGGATGCCATTGAACGGGAGAAAAAAATACAGAAGGAAGTTCTGATCAAGGCGGTGGAAAAGGCCTTGACTTCAGCCTTCAAGGGCAATTTTGGCGCGACCCAAAATGTGAAGGTGACCATTGACCGGATGAACGGCGACGTGAAGGTTTTTGCCGTTAAAACGGTGGTGGAGACGGTGGAGGACTCCAATCTCGAGATCGCCCTTGAGGAGGCCCAGAAGATTCGCCGGGTATATGAGCCGGGCGATATCGTGGAGCTTGAGGTCACGCCCAAGTCCTTTGGACGCATTGCGGCCCAGACAGCCAAGCAGGTGGTTGTGCAGCGCATCCGCGAAGCGGAGCGGGGCATGATTTATAATGATCTGATTGAAAAGGAAGAGGAGATCCTCTCCGGCATAATCCGGCGCATTGAAAAGCGGCGGGTCTATGTGGAGCTGGGCAGCAGCGAGGGCGTCATTGAGCCCGGCGAACAGGTGCCCAACGAGACTTACGATCTCAACGAACGTCTCAAAGTGTTGGTGCTCGAGGTCAAAAGGACCAATAAGGGCCTTCAGGTGATGCTCTCCCGCACCCATCCCAGCCTTGTAAGGCGGCTTTTTGAGATGGAAGTGCCGGAGATCCAAAACGGGACCATCCTGATTAAGAGCATCGCCCGGGAAGCGGGCTACCGCACCAAAATGGCGGTGCATTCCACCGACGGCTCCGTGGAACCCGTTGGGGCCTGCGTGGGCCAGCGGGGCATCCGGGTGGAGCATGTGGTGGATGAGCTTCGCGGTGAAAAAATTGATATTATCAAGTGGAGCGCCGACCCCGCTGAATATATAGCCAACGCTTTAAGCCCCGCCCGTACACTGATGGTGTACGTTAACGAGGCGGAGCGGGCGGCCCGGGTGATCGTGCCCGATAACCAGCTGTCCCTTGCCATCGGCAAGGAAGGGCAGAATGCCCGTCTTGCCGCCAAGCTGACCGGCTGGAAGATCGATATCAAAAGTGAAACGCAGGCCATGAATCTGCTTGAAAAGGTTCAGGGCGAGGAAGTGGAGAGGTAA
- the rbfA gene encoding 30S ribosome-binding factor RbfA, with protein sequence MDRNNRINEEVKREVSDIIHSDLKDPRIGGMVSVIRADVTGDLRYARIYVSIMAGDEEKKATMKALKSAAGFVRRELGARIDLRYVPEIQFVLDTSIEYSIHINEVLKKVENDHKDV encoded by the coding sequence ATCGACCGCAACAATAGGATCAACGAGGAAGTCAAGCGGGAGGTCAGCGATATCATCCACAGCGATCTCAAGGACCCAAGGATCGGCGGCATGGTGTCGGTGATCCGGGCGGATGTGACCGGGGATCTGAGATATGCCAGAATCTATGTGAGCATCATGGCCGGGGATGAGGAGAAAAAGGCGACCATGAAGGCGCTCAAAAGTGCTGCCGGTTTTGTGCGGCGGGAGCTTGGCGCCCGGATTGACCTTCGGTATGTTCCTGAAATCCAGTTCGTGTTGGATACCTCCATTGAATACAGTATCCATATCAACGAAGTGCTGAAAAAGGTGGAGAACGATCACAAAGATGTTTGA
- the rpsO gene encoding 30S ribosomal protein S15 — protein sequence MTKEKKLEIIEKYKRHEGDTGSPEVQVALLTERINHLNEHLKSHKKDHHSRRGLLMMVGQRRGLLNYLKDQDIERYRALIASLELRK from the coding sequence ATGACCAAGGAAAAGAAACTGGAGATCATCGAAAAGTATAAGCGCCACGAAGGCGACACCGGCTCCCCGGAAGTGCAGGTTGCTCTTCTGACTGAGCGGATCAATCATCTGAACGAGCATCTGAAGAGCCACAAGAAGGACCACCATTCCCGCCGTGGACTTTTGATGATGGTCGGCCAGCGCCGTGGACTGCTGAACTACCTCAAGGATCAGGATATTGAGCGCTACCGCGCTTTGATCGCCAGCTTGGAGCTCAGAAAGTAA